From the genome of Syngnathoides biaculeatus isolate LvHL_M chromosome 15, ASM1980259v1, whole genome shotgun sequence:
ATGTTTATCAACTTTAATCTCTCAGGTGGCATTGCATTAAAAACCGTCATCATTGTGCAAAGGATCCtgccacatgggctcaggaacccTAAAGaaaaacacccatccattttccacaccgcttatcctcagtacAGGCACAGGCatgctggcgcctatctcaTCTCACTCTGGGGAAGAGGTAGTGTACACACTGAGctagttcccagccaatcgcagcgcacagcTACACAAATTGTCAGTTAATACAGTGCATCCGTaggttgaggaaaaaaaataaaaaaactgaaaagcgaAAACCCATTGATAAACAACACCTAGAGAGGCTTCTGACTTCTCTGGACCGAGCTCATCTGAGATAGATTGATGGAAAGAAGAAAATATGCTGTGGTCTGACAACTCcacttttcaaattgttttgggaaattgtagGTGTCTCCTCTGggccaaagaagaaaagaaccaTTCAGATTAATTTCTGAAAAAACTTCAAATTCCAGATTCTGTGATGGGAGGGAGGTATGTTCATCGCCATGGATGGGTAACTTGAACATATgtctgaaaggtacatacagaacgtctgctgccatccaagcaacttcTTAGTCAGGGGCAACCCTGCttacttatttcagcaagataaTGCCAAGTCTCATCTGTTCATGTTATAattgtgaggattttttttttttaaaagagtgcAAGTTATGGACTGACCTAATGAATAATGGGAGCAAAGCCACCGAATTTGCACATCAAGTAGTAATGGTAAAGATTTCCACCAACTAGTGTCCTCAGTTTCCAAACATTTAATGTCTGTTATTAAAAGGTGAAACTGTGGTAAATATGCCATTAAAAGcttttttgaaaagtgttttaGGCATTACAACTACTACAGTAAGTTtattagtttgaacatttaatattgACTTTGTAGTGAATTCAGTTGAATGGAAGCAGAAGGATTTAGAAAtcactgtattgtattgtgtttttatttacattttataaaacatcccaacttcattggaatttgggTTTGTAAAATGCCAAAAATATAATTCAATCATAAAACACACCATATGAttctatttattaattattataaacATTATAAAGATAGCATTACATGAAGAAAAGCAATACATTTCCGGtgttaaaatttttaatttgccTTCAATGAGTGCTCTATGAAGATATAAGCATAAATTAACCTTTGGAATGCCAATGAAGAGGTTCTTGACATCTAAGTTTTCAGGCAGCTCAGTTGATGGTGGAGGTCCAGGAACTGTTGTTGAGTCTTTTGTGTCAACGCCTTGGAGAATACCTGGTTGATGTGTCAACAAGCTCTCTGACAATATTTTCCAGAAACGTTTAAACACTTCTGATGTTAACGAGCGATACAGCAAAAGAATAACCCGCCTACATTTGACTTAGGGTTGCCTATTATAGGACAATTGAGCATCCTTGGTAACTTTAAAGGAACATGTggaaattactttttaataataatatatatatagtacttCAAATGTTGTCAAAGGGTGGTTGATTGTGATTATTGATTACCTTTGTCGCAGAAATATTGATTGTTTTGACCTTTTACCTGAACATATATGGACAATAAAATGTACACttggaacttaaaaaaaaaagctaagggTCGCATAAATGTGTATATTTATAGCTAGATTctacattttttaaagtatctttttttttttaattttaattcatgaCTTCCTCTATTTAAAAACCATACATATTTGTAAACAGCTCTACCATcaatttaaccccccccccaaaaaaaacaaacaaaaaaaaaacatgtaaacagcTCTATCAGCATAAAACACATCTTGTGGATGTCTGGGGTTTTCATACCCATGTGGCATATCTGATTGCATGATAATACTGCACCCGTCGTAGGGCCAGCAACAATTTTGTCTGTAAcaacaagattaaaaaaaaaatgttttacttcatTGGCATGCAAGAATACTtgcttaattaattaatcatccATTGCTGTCTTGAAATGCcaaagcacacaaataaatgagttCGCTAAAAGCTTCCACCTCTCTCTGAAATCCCATTGCAAGACAACTCAAGGTTGTAACTATCGTTCCACTGCTCCTCAACATTCTATTATCCCAGAACTTACagatattacaaacattttataaTTGCAGGATTTGATTCAACCTTTGTGAATTTTTAGGATTTACCACCAACTGTTTCTCAACATGCTAGGATAAAAGAATGTAAAAATTgcgtgtttttgacatatttaccaaaataaaaatgattcttaTTCTGTAGCACCTTCGGAGCACAGCTAATGacttaaacattttgttttgtgatattttatgGTTTGGGGATCCGTTTAAAAACGAGTATTAAGCCAAGAGCTGTAAATTTATGGATGCTGCCTACTTATAGGATAGTATAACCATGTGATTTCTCCGAAGCGATcagcaaataaaatgtacagtcCCATCAAAATTATAAATGGAAGAACAGTCTATTATGCCACTATCCCACTGTAATGTGattcaaattcacaatattGAAAAAGTTACTAAAACCATCTAATGTACTGCAGTCATTGTATGAGTTAAATTTCATACCTAAAATAACAGCTGCATCACTGGCACTTCGTGTCATAATGCCTGGAACGTCAAAGGAGTTGACCAGCGGTATAAGACCATGTCTCGACAGCAGTCCATATGTTGGCTTCAGAGCCACAACCCCACACAGTGCTCCTGGGTTACGGGTGGAACCACCTGTGTCTGACCCTAAGGCACTACCAAGAAGACAATATTACAATGTCATTCTCTTTCACTTTGTTCCACTTTTTAGATTGGAGCAGTTGACGCCTCACAGGTAACTGGTCAGGGAAGCCACAGCTGCTGCGCTTCCTCCAGAACTTCCTCCAGAGATAACCCAGTCAGAGTCCGGTACTGCTCCGGTCCGCTCACAGTAGGGGGTAGCGTAGCTCCAGGGGTTCCTCACTGGCCCAAATGCCCCATCAGTACTGCCCGaactggaaaataaaaagacgGGCAATAAGCTTACAAATGATTGCTGCGACAGATGCAGGTATATTTCACATTTCCTTAAACTGTGGCTGAGTGTAAACTGTTCTTGCGCAGATATTTGTATGACATCTAACATATTTTCATTACCCCGAACTAACAATTTATGATAATGAACTGAAAACCACAAAACACATTGGTATTCAAAAAGACTAATTGCTAAAACATCTGAGTTTATTAAGGATCACATTCACAAACATGTTCTAATGAAAGGGGCATTTTTCTAAAAGAAAACACTTTGTGTTCTTTAAAGATTTCTATTAGCTATATTTCTGTAGAAATAAATGCAAGTTAATTGATCAAATTTTTCCTCACGTTACAATATACAATTTcaaaaattgcttaaaaaatgaaatgggacTTTAGTGAAACAAAATTTAGGTTTTATTCTAAGAGCTATTCCCTAGCTTGACGGCTTTGTTGATTCTGTAATATTATCAGCACAAAGTGTGATATCAGATAACACGTTAGAGGGAATTACAGCCACTTGGTGAATTAGCTCGCTATTCGAAAGAAaaggggggagggaaaaaaagaaagacaaggtAATTATAGCCACCAAGTGGATCCAGTCGTTattgaaaagaaagacaaaaatagaACAGTTGCTTATTTTATGTGAGATGTTTATGTTTTGGATGACTAGACAGGAGATTAAATGAATCGGAATTGATGCCATTATTTGGGGAAACACAGGGCAAAGCAAACACGATGCACATTAAATGCTTGGTAtcgccaacaatgcttgtaCCGCAGGTGGCATGGTTGTgcaagtggttagagcattggcctcaccattttggttcaaatccaagcccctcctgtgtgaagtttgcatgtttaccccatgcctgcgtgggttttctttggggactctggtttcctcccacattacaaaaatatgcattaattggagactctaaattgcccccacgCGTGACGGTGAGTGAgagttctctgtctccatgtgccctgtgattgactggcaaccagtcgtATCCCGTCgtaaggtgtaccccgccttctacccaatgatcgctgggataggctcaaggacttccgcaacccttgtgaggataagtggatcagaaaatggatggatgattgtacCCCATGGCAAACTCGTCCATGTTGGTCTTCCCAATGAGAACAGCTCCTTGGTCAAACAGCTTCTGCACTACAGTAGCGCTGTACGGTGGCGTGTAGTCTGCAACACGGACCATCATCTAATCAATGCTCCTTGTTACGAAcatgaaacaaacacacaatgtgCGTTGTACCCTGATACCTTTAAGCATCTTCGAAGCACAtgtggtcttgacatttttCGTGCAAAAGTTGTCTTTGACTGCAAAAGGGATTCCATCAAGAGGACCTTTAGGCGTACCTAATGAAGATCAGAAAATATTGCTGTGACTAATGTAACAGATATACAGTACTATTACACTTCCGCAATAGATGTTCTTTCACCTCTTAGCAGTCTCGTCTCTGCTTCATGAGCCTGCTTCAAACCCAGTTCCTCTGTCACTGTGATGTAAGCATTTAAATGCTGGTTCTGCTTGATGCGGTTCAAGCATTTCCTACACAGCTCAGTTGGAGAGCTCTTTCCCTCTCTGAATGCAACGGAAACCTGGAAAATTCGTCCAAAGTTTGGATCCTGTGTGTCATTTTCTATTGTAAAATTATACTGGAACTTTTACAAACTAaccatgaagaaaataaagatatatattttccaCCCATTCCTTTTCTGTATATTATTTCGATATACTTAATACGAGCTAGAACGTGATTCACAATGTCTACATTGATGTAGTACATAGCTAAAAGTCGACATTCGACACGCACACGCTGTAAACACAAGACTGCTTCAAGTAGCATGGTGTATTatgtattgtttaaataaaaacaaaaatggaactttcACAAAGGCAGCCGTACAAACCTCTCGTAAAGTGAGACTGAGCATATTTTCGGTACTGTGAAGATTTTGCTGTCAACCTTCAACACCGTGTGATGGAAGCACCAGCGAGCTGCCATGTTTTTATAGAAAATCAGGCAACTGTAAGACGCTTTGTTTTATTGGCTTGTGCTCGAGCAAACTTGGCTGCGATTGGTTGACAAGAGTACGCTCCTTATTTCAGGAAGCGGTTTATTCGTGAGAACCACTTCACTTTCTTCCATATAATCATTAAAAGAGAGAACATGTTTGCAGGCAGATGGCTGTCGCGCTATCAGAAACATTGAGGTCAGCGTGATGATGGCGTTTCAGGTATAACAATCCCTTTTCCTATAGGGACGTAAATATTGGTCTCATTTGTTCAGAATTAAACTTTCAGATATGTCAGCTATGAGACGTGTGGTGGAGAGTAGTTGGTTATTTCCCTGTAAAAATTCAAGAACATCAGTTTCTAGATTTTTCAAGACCTCAAGCATCTGCAGGAATGTCATGCCCGCATGGGTGATTGATAAATACGGAGGCAATGATGTTCTGCGCTTCAGCAAAAATGCCAGCTTCCCGATCATCCACTACCCCAACGAGGTGATTGTCAAGGTCTTTGCAGCAGGACTGAACCCAATTGATGTCAGCATGAGAGGCGAGTGACACCTTCATGGTCCCAATCAACAttcaactaaaaaataaaataacgaaaaacaaatattgtagTTACGATGtagaatgagatttttttttcccccagcattGTATAATTTACTAgagagtatttatttttttttctaacgggcttttacttttgttcacaacatttgaaaacagcGGTCGGCACTTTCTGTAACTTAGTCAAAATAGACTCACTAATATTTTCAACTTCTGCAGATgagttgatatatatatatccatccgtccatccatgttctgatccacttatcctcacaagggttgcggaagtgcttggagcctatctcagcaataattgggcagaaggcggggtaccccctgaactggtttccagccaatcgcagggcacatagagacaaacagccactcgcgcaatcacatcgaggggcaatagagtgtccaattaatgttgcatgtttttgggatgtgggaggaaaccggcgcacccagtgaaaacccacgcaggcacagggagaaaaactccacacaggcagggccgggatcgaacccaggtcctcagaactctgtggccaactctttaccagctgccccaatGTCCAGCTGAGTTGATATAATGAAGACCAATATAAAGATTTTGATGATTGCTAGATCAAGATGTTTCGGACTAATTTGGCAAAATGTTATGCATTAATAACAATGGCGCAGCAGATTGagagaagcaagatattccaAATCCATTAAATTATTGAAGAAAATTGAAGTTTTCAGCGCAAAAACTTATTCCTAGCGAATGTATTCTGACTTGTGGCAGACTTAAAAACCACTAACTTCTAGTGCATTTTTTCCTGTTGTTTTAAGTAGCGAATTGACTTTTTTTACTCAATTCACAATGTTGGGAATTTTCAAAAAGCCACAgaaatttttttgttgcaaagaTTAACTGACAAGCATTTTTTCCCTCGGTATGAGCAATATGCAAAGAAATGTGGCAAATTATCAAAAATGGTATCGTAtacaactgacaaaaaaaaaaaatcacatttacatttgtacCTAAGTTGATTCAAAGCctgtactttttcactttcaccaggaattgaatttgaagttgtttttttacacgAGTATCTGTACTTGTACCTAAGCAGTGTAActaagtacttttgccacctccacaATCAGATGTGACACAAATGAATACACCTGTTGTAATCATGTATCCTTCttaaaacaagaacaaatatAAAAATCCACTTCACACATGCCCGTCATTGTTTTTCTGACTGTCCTAAATGTTCTGAAGGGCATCAAACCAGAGAAAGCAGTTGTATAGTGAAACACAAGTCATGTTGAGATGTTTAATGAATAATACCCTATTCTGCAGTGCAATAACGATGTCTTTCAATCTCCCAGGTGGCCATGGTGCTGCCACCCTGTCCATGAAAAGAGACCCTCTAAACATTCATCAGACTGGGAGTGAGTTCCCCCTCATCTTGGGGAGGGACGTGTCTGGCGTCATCATGGAGTGTGGCCTGGATGTGAAGTACTTCCAAGAAAGagatgaggtaaaaaaaaacaaagcaatgcattttatttgttataaacacaatgtacagtacaagTCTAAACCTCACTGAACTAACATTTCAGTTACCTTAATGAAGTGAGAGATTTGAAGTATTCAGCATTTcgcagtttgagaccactggaAAGTATAAACCAACAGTACAATTctaaattattgtaaaaaaaccTCTCAGAGAGTGTTTATCAAAACGGACCATTATTATCTTTACAAAGGCAAAGTATTTGATATTCTCCACTTTCTTATAAACAAGTACCTTAATCTGCAACCTGAGATAATGAAAATATTCTGAATCCCTGATACTATGATGCAGCAAAAAACCCAGAacagcccaaaaaaagaaatgagttTACATTGCCGTTAATAAAAGTTCCTAGTTTGTAATAGTTATTGGTTATACCAGATATACTGCAGTAATGGGGTGTGCAATATCTACCGAGGGCTTCTTTGGGGATCTTCCTGACTTGAACTATGGCTGTCACTGGATTTTCATTCTTCGGAAATTTTTCTTTCCTATCCAATCTGTGTGAGATGAAAGGAAGGTGCTTGGAGGATAGATAGCTCGTATTTTAGGACAACCTCTGAAGAACTGCAGTTAAGGTTAGTGCTCATGAGACAACAACAAGGAATCAATTGGggaaaaatggcatccatggcagagttccaagATAAAAATCACcactgaccaaaaagaacataaaagcTTGtcttacttttgaaaaaaaagaaaaaaaacaacaacacacacatacacagaaaacatctgaatgattcccaagtCTTTTGGGCGAGCATCATATCGACGGACAAGATGAAAGTTGACCTTTTTGCAAAGTGTGTGTCTCGTTCCATCGGATGTATTTGtagcacagcatttcagaaaaagattaCCGGTATGCCAGCAGTCAAGCGTGGTAGTGGTATTGTGATGGTCTAGGGCTGCTTGGCTCCTTCGGGAACTGGAAAGCTTGCTCTGATTGATGAAAACAggaattctgctctttaccaAAAAAACAGGTAGGCTTCTGaatgccttgaaaaaaaaaatggttaagtTGTTGCATTACTTTTTTACACAAGTCGAGGTAACTTTGAATAGTttctttttacaaatattttttcatagtactgtataattttaatttattttagtattttttttaatcattgtagAAACACTAAACATGGGTAGCATCtgtgaattattaaaaaaaaacatttgaccagCATCTCATTCATCATACATATATGATACtctgtaaatactgtattgaaACAAGAATGAAGCCAAAACATTTGATATAATCATCTCTGGTGGCTCTCTGACGACATCATGTGGTAAAAGACATTGTAGTGTAGGATGTATTTTAGGATTGCTCAAATATTTTGCAGGTAACGTCCGCAAGCTTGAGACTTTACATCAGGAATACTCGTCATCACGTGAATTAGTCAGTTTGGAAAAGTGGAGCAGAATTCTTTTTGAATCCAGGCCAATCTTATTTTGTTATCATGGTCATCATCTCAAGCGTTGGTCTCATTTCTCAAGAGTCTCTCTAtccctttaaaaataatgtgcaacattttttaaaatatggttTTGAATGAGTAAAAATTCCTACAACCACAACCGCATTGGGcccatttttttgcttctcctTTGTTGCATAACAAATAAAACACCAATATAAAGTAAGAATAAATTTGATAGATTAGATATGTTTGAGTATTTTCCactatttgcattttaaaaaaaattcagaccacTTCTAAAATAATCAAACTACAGAAACATATCCATTCAAATGGCAAACAACTCCGATAAATTATTCTGTCAACTACAAATACTATCTGAATAATGaccttaaaaatattaatattcttgtcttattttgttaaatttgcATTACAGtaactgtttttttaatcaccccAAATAACTTTATTGAATCACTGACACTCATATTCAAAGCTTCCAATAAAAAGTATTCATCTTTCAAGTTTTTGTTAGAATCATTATCAgaagcgggaaaaaaaatgaatcactaAATGTGACCACCGGGCGACTTTGCCATTGCCATCAATAAGCCAATAAGCAGTTCATCATAACCATTGAGGCTGTGTGTCCCCCTCAGGTGTGGGCTGCCATTCCGCCTTGGAAGCGTGGCAGCTTGGCCGAGTTTGTCGTGCTGAGTGCCAATGAGGTGAAAATCCCGTCATAAACGTGTAATCCATTACTCCAGGAACTACACTCCTGACTTGTGACGGCTGAGTAGGGTGTTTGTATTGTCGCCTCGAGGTGTCCCTCAAACCAAAGACGCTGAGCCACACAGAGGCCGCGGCCATCCCCTACGTGGCCACCACGGCTTGGTCGGCCCTTGTCAACACGGGGGGGCTCACCAGAGACAACTGTGCCAAGAAACGGTGAGGGAACACGCTCACATGCACAAACAGGCATAATCTCAGATTTACTTTACAAAAAGCATATAAAGCAGAAATGTTGCTTTTCTTTGaccctcttcttcttcgtcaTCACAGTATTTTGATCCTCGGAGGGTCTGGGGGAGTGGGGACATTTGCCATCCAGGTATAGTTTCGGATTTCTATGAAGTCTCATACATCGATTCATATAATGGCAAAATAATCTTGACATTCTCGTTATTGTTCAAGATGCTGAAGGCGTGGGGAGCCCACGTCACGGTTACGTGCTCGCAGAATGCCCAGCGTTTTGTCACCGGGCTCGGCACGGACCACGTGGTGGACTACACGGCTGGACCTGTTGAGGTGGCGCTCGCTGCCCTTGACAAGTGAGAACAACCACGCTCTTTTCATTCAGTTCTCGCCAGGGCTTGGAAATATGGCGTAAAAAGAAAgtctcacattttaaaaatcaatatttttaaaatgttacatttgatTTCCTTACCGATATTGTGAAAATAAGTTAAGTTGGTCTTTGTTGAAACATTTATGTAAACACAGTCCGTAATTGATAAACATTTTAACTGTTGGTGTTTTCTGTCTCTTTGTGGGGATTAAATTTGCTAGTTgcatcccagctgactgtgggtgagaggcagagtacaccctcaactggttgccgacCAATGCCAGAGCACATACACTCTAAACAAAATATCATTTggacttacattcacacctactggaAATTTgcagttttcaattaaatacttaCATTGACTTCAACTTGTCCAAATGCAcggaattgaaaaaataaataaatcatgtttCTATAGTCCTCTAGACAGATTATATTTGTgtttaataaaaatatgacatttgctAACATCAGCTGTTACATTGGAAAACAGTGTTAAAAATTGATTGATATTTTCTGACATCTTATACACCAAACTAGATAGtgaatgataaaataaataatttgatgtATTTGCTGCTCTCtcgggttggaaaaaaaaaaagtctttgagtAAAGAAATGGAAGCTCAATTGTTTTTCGCTATCACTGCTCTAGTTAAATCATAACTACAGAAATTATTTCTCTTAAAATCACCTCTTAGCCACAcacataaaacaatcaaattaaaaatagtgAGTATGGCGATAGTTGAGCCTTCTTTTGTCTTGGGTGATGACGTATTGTTAGAAAATGGTGTGTATCGGCATGTGGGTTGGATTTGGATTTGTCGGTGACATGACAGATGCCTATCTCCACCCCGACCCCCACACTGCGTGCTCCTCTTACAGGTTTGACCTGATCCTGGATAACATTGGGGGTAGCACAGAAAGCTGGGCACTGAATCTACTCAAACCCTGGAGTGGGGCCAAGTACGTCACCCTGGTCACGCCCTTCCTCCAAAACACTGACAGCCTCGGGGTCGCTGACGGTATGCTCCAGAACGCTGCCACTGTGGCCAGGAAGGCCctcaaagtaagaaaaaaataaaaataaattctccTAAATACTAAGTTATCTCATTTGGCGAGTAAGTTAGGAGACCAACTTCAGTATTTAAACATCAGTGGTGAGGAGTCAAAGCCAGCAAAGGCTGAACCTGATGATTGTGATTCCCTGTTGGAGCGCAACAGCTCTTGACAGCTGTTCCAGTTGTCATTTTACTCGCGTTTTAACACATCAGCTTTCTCATCTTTTTGACTGCAACCTACTGAAGCGAATGTTTTGTCGGTTACATTAACAGTTAGCTTGTCTTTCATTTGGTTACTCTGCTCTCTTGCAGTACCTTGTTAAGGGGGTCCACTACCGTTGGGGATTCTTTGCACCAAGTGGTCCGGCACTGGATGAAATAAGGGAGATGGTAGATGCAGGACAGGTATGGTAACATCCTTCAGGCTTTGTTGTGATAATGCATTGTAAGGAACATTCAGTTTagggaaaaacaaatatcacACTAAATCAACTCAGTATTAATAACtaagtaatttttttaagtaaaaaacactttgattggctggcgaccagttcaagggtgtaccctgccttttgcccaaagatagttgggataggccccagcacacccgcaactctggtgaggataagccgaATGAATAAtggagaaaaatatatacacagcataatcacctaatttacatttttatggccTGCTTGCAGTCTATTGCAGAGCACAATAATTCACATCTCTGGACACATTTTCAattatcctaaaaaaaaattgtctctgTACTCCAAGATGTGCTAACCGCTAGACCATCGTTTTGCACACAcaccaaataaaaattcaatCTAAGTCAAAATCTGGCCATGGTACGATTAATTTTGTTCTTAAAGTGGAAATCCAgcggtttgcatgaacaatgtatccaataggttatgtaatttgtactctattttgacaatgtgatgtttaatCTTCTCTCATATAATAgcgttttgagaacattttatcgacaattacg
Proteins encoded in this window:
- the qrsl1 gene encoding glutamyl-tRNA(Gln) amidotransferase subunit A, mitochondrial isoform X2 encodes the protein MLSLTLREVSVAFREGKSSPTELCRKCLNRIKQNQHLNAYITVTEELGLKQAHEAETRLLRGTPKGPLDGIPFAVKDNFCTKNVKTTCASKMLKDYTPPYSATVVQKLFDQGAVLIGKTNMDEFAMGSGSTDGAFGPVRNPWSYATPYCERTGAVPDSDWVISGGSSGGSAAAVASLTSYLALGSDTGGSTRNPGALCGVVALKPTYGLLSRHGLIPLVNSFDVPGIMTRSASDAAVILGILQGVDTKDSTTVPGPPPSTELPENLDVKNLFIGIPKEFYPPGLSKETVAQWSRVADMFENSGARVEQVSLPHSQYSTVCYHVLCCAEVASNMACFDGLQYGHRSQMDSSTEAMYATTRHEGFNDVVRGRILSGNYFLLKQNYEHYFLKAQKVRRLIADDFKRVFDSGVDVLLTPITLSDAMRYDDFTKEDNRTRSSQEDVFTIPANMAGLPAVSVPTALSRKGLPIGLQLIGHPFRDKKLLSVAQWIEQRVGFPSISNFKESSRQRSSYNHNFAGVQRAQVSI
- the qrsl1 gene encoding glutamyl-tRNA(Gln) amidotransferase subunit A, mitochondrial isoform X1 → MLSLTLREVSVAFREGKSSPTELCRKCLNRIKQNQHLNAYITVTEELGLKQAHEAETRLLRGTPKGPLDGIPFAVKDNFCTKNVKTTCASKMLKDYTPPYSATVVQKLFDQGAVLIGKTNMDEFAMGSGSTDGAFGPVRNPWSYATPYCERTGAVPDSDWVISGGSSGGSAAAVASLTSYLALGSDTGGSTRNPGALCGVVALKPTYGLLSRHGLIPLVNSFDVPGIMTRSASDAAVILGILQGVDTKDSTTVPGPPPSTELPENLDVKNLFIGIPKEFYPPGLSKETVAQWSRVADMFENSGARVEQVSLPHSQYSTVCYHVLCCAEVASNMACFDGLQYGHRSQMDSSTEAMYATTRHEGFNDVVRGRILSGNYFLLKQNYEHYFLKAQKVRRLIADDFKRVFDSGVDVLLTPITLSDAMRYDDFTKEDNRTRSSQEDVFTIPANMAGLPAVSVPTALSRKGLPIGLQLIGHPFRDKKLLSVAQWIEQRVGFPSISNFKESSRQRSSYNHNFAGVQRYVAKCLVHSDEERGRAIN
- the rtn4ip1 gene encoding reticulon-4-interacting protein 1 homolog, mitochondrial isoform X1, producing MSAMRRVVESSWLFPCKNSRTSVSRFFKTSSICRNVMPAWVIDKYGGNDVLRFSKNASFPIIHYPNEVIVKVFAAGLNPIDVSMRGGHGAATLSMKRDPLNIHQTGSEFPLILGRDVSGVIMECGLDVKYFQERDEVWAAIPPWKRGSLAEFVVLSANEVSLKPKTLSHTEAAAIPYVATTAWSALVNTGGLTRDNCAKKRILILGGSGGVGTFAIQMLKAWGAHVTVTCSQNAQRFVTGLGTDHVVDYTAGPVEVALAALDKFDLILDNIGGSTESWALNLLKPWSGAKYVTLVTPFLQNTDSLGVADGMLQNAATVARKALKYLVKGVHYRWGFFAPSGPALDEIREMVDAGQIHAVVDETFSFAQVPQAFAKVEKGHARGKTVVQINKGADDV
- the rtn4ip1 gene encoding reticulon-4-interacting protein 1 homolog, mitochondrial isoform X2, whose product is MPAWVIDKYGGNDVLRFSKNASFPIIHYPNEVIVKVFAAGLNPIDVSMRGGHGAATLSMKRDPLNIHQTGSEFPLILGRDVSGVIMECGLDVKYFQERDEVWAAIPPWKRGSLAEFVVLSANEVSLKPKTLSHTEAAAIPYVATTAWSALVNTGGLTRDNCAKKRILILGGSGGVGTFAIQMLKAWGAHVTVTCSQNAQRFVTGLGTDHVVDYTAGPVEVALAALDKFDLILDNIGGSTESWALNLLKPWSGAKYVTLVTPFLQNTDSLGVADGMLQNAATVARKALKYLVKGVHYRWGFFAPSGPALDEIREMVDAGQIHAVVDETFSFAQVPQAFAKVEKGHARGKTVVQINKGADDV
- the rtn4ip1 gene encoding reticulon-4-interacting protein 1 homolog, mitochondrial isoform X3, whose amino-acid sequence is MRGGHGAATLSMKRDPLNIHQTGSEFPLILGRDVSGVIMECGLDVKYFQERDEVWAAIPPWKRGSLAEFVVLSANEVSLKPKTLSHTEAAAIPYVATTAWSALVNTGGLTRDNCAKKRILILGGSGGVGTFAIQMLKAWGAHVTVTCSQNAQRFVTGLGTDHVVDYTAGPVEVALAALDKFDLILDNIGGSTESWALNLLKPWSGAKYVTLVTPFLQNTDSLGVADGMLQNAATVARKALKYLVKGVHYRWGFFAPSGPALDEIREMVDAGQIHAVVDETFSFAQVPQAFAKVEKGHARGKTVVQINKGADDV